One window from the genome of Pedobacter schmidteae encodes:
- a CDS encoding metallophosphoesterase has translation MKTIGLISDTHGFLDDAVFKHFDQCDEIWHAGDFGPDVAERLAAFKPLKGVYGNIDDKEIRSVYPEHLRFNCEKVDVWMTHIGGYPGKYAPQVKPDIYTKSPMLFICGHSHILKVMYDQKINCLHINPGAAGNSGWHRIKTLIRFCISEEKIHTLAAIEIGNR, from the coding sequence ATGAAAACGATAGGATTAATTTCGGATACTCACGGCTTTTTGGATGATGCTGTTTTTAAGCATTTTGATCAATGTGACGAGATATGGCATGCCGGCGATTTTGGACCGGATGTTGCCGAGCGGCTTGCAGCTTTTAAACCTCTAAAAGGGGTTTACGGCAATATAGACGATAAGGAGATTAGGTCGGTGTACCCGGAACACCTCCGTTTTAACTGCGAAAAGGTAGATGTGTGGATGACCCATATAGGTGGTTACCCGGGTAAATATGCACCGCAGGTAAAACCGGATATTTACACTAAGTCCCCGATGTTGTTTATTTGTGGACATTCGCATATTTTGAAAGTGATGTACGATCAAAAAATAAATTGTTTGCACATAAATCCCGGTGCAGCGGGTAATTCAGGCTGGCACCGAATAAAAACTTTGATTAGATTTTGTATTTCGGAAGAAAAAATACATACCTTAGCGGCCATAGAAATAGGTAATAGATAA
- the fbp gene encoding class 1 fructose-bisphosphatase, with amino-acid sequence MQGIKTLGQFIIEKQADFSYAKGELSRLLRDIGIAAKIVNREVNKAGLVDILGEAGTVNIQGEGQQKLDVFANTQFISALTSGGECCIVATEEEDDFVPIDSPVSKNAKYIVCIDPLDGSSNIDVNVAVGTIFSIYRRKSTEGMATLSDVLQKGTQQVAAGYVIYGSSTMMVYTTGKGVNGFTLDPSIGEFCLSHPDLKIPEDGTIYSINEGNYVHFPEGVKKYIKYAQVEDKATHRPYTSRYIGSMVGDIHRNLIKGGIYIYPTTSSSPNGKLRLLYECNPMAFIVEQAGGVASDGFNRILDIEPTELHQRTSIFIGSPKMVQVAEDLMREFSADKNNAAVNGAAVNGKPVELNVKGSTD; translated from the coding sequence ATGCAGGGTATAAAAACACTTGGTCAATTCATAATCGAGAAACAGGCTGATTTCTCTTATGCAAAAGGGGAGCTTTCCAGATTGCTGAGGGATATAGGAATTGCTGCCAAAATAGTGAACCGTGAAGTAAATAAAGCGGGGCTTGTTGATATTTTAGGTGAAGCAGGTACGGTAAACATCCAGGGCGAAGGCCAACAGAAACTAGATGTATTTGCCAATACACAGTTTATCAGTGCACTTACCAGTGGCGGTGAATGCTGTATTGTGGCTACCGAAGAGGAGGATGATTTTGTTCCTATTGATTCGCCGGTATCTAAAAATGCAAAATACATTGTGTGTATCGATCCTTTGGACGGTTCGTCAAATATTGATGTAAATGTGGCTGTAGGGACTATTTTTTCTATTTACAGGAGAAAATCGACGGAAGGTATGGCAACTTTGTCGGACGTGCTGCAGAAGGGAACCCAACAGGTTGCTGCCGGATATGTGATTTATGGTTCATCTACTATGATGGTATATACCACAGGTAAAGGTGTGAACGGTTTTACTTTAGATCCTTCAATTGGCGAGTTTTGTTTGTCGCATCCTGATTTGAAAATACCTGAGGATGGTACCATCTATTCTATTAACGAGGGTAACTATGTTCACTTCCCGGAAGGTGTAAAGAAATACATCAAATATGCCCAGGTTGAGGATAAGGCTACGCATAGACCATATACTTCAAGGTATATCGGTTCGATGGTGGGCGATATTCACCGTAACCTGATCAAAGGGGGGATTTACATTTATCCTACTACTTCCAGTTCTCCTAATGGTAAATTAAGATTACTATATGAATGCAATCCTATGGCCTTTATTGTTGAGCAGGCGGGAGGGGTTGCTTCCGATGGTTTTAACCGCATACTGGATATTGAACCTACAGAATTGCATCAGCGTACTTCTATTTTTATTGGATCGCCTAAAATGGTTCAGGTGGCTGAAGATTTGATGAGGGAGTTTTCGGCAGATAAGAATAATGCTGCGGTAAACGGAGCTGCAGTGAATGGGAAGCCTGTAGAATTGAACGTAAAGGGAAGTACGGATTAA
- a CDS encoding site-specific integrase yields the protein MQNKYTTPALKQGKVPTSLPKGTTKNMALLENNWYVEYYFNGKRFRITDNLNNIKNYNERKYKFDVLIESLKDRLANGYNPINPEEYLVKIAKETISLKDAITKFTDYHTLHQSRKSTIATYKSKLNHLLEFTGNIQLTELTTRHLENFILSKVDNKEYSQKSVSLAKRTFSAFYNVLIDSGYDLKNPVSTINKKIKSFKETRETHLPYSDKQLKDVMQYLDDNDTYTALFARFIYYTCVRPSEIRGLLVRDIDLNKRTITIRAAVKKVTKFIKDDVISIPIEFIPCLEQLNLEQQPKENYIMGSTTKFINETPIRKNTPLERLNKALKVFKLDGKGYDLYSFKHTSNINRWKTGKWNLDQIMVANRHTNIQQTLTYLRDLNKETEIKDLPVPTI from the coding sequence ATGCAAAATAAATATACAACACCAGCACTAAAACAAGGTAAAGTTCCCACATCATTGCCAAAGGGCACTACTAAGAATATGGCCTTATTAGAAAACAACTGGTACGTTGAATATTACTTCAATGGTAAGCGATTTAGAATTACCGACAACCTTAACAATATTAAAAATTATAACGAGCGTAAATACAAATTTGATGTATTAATTGAAAGTCTAAAGGACAGATTGGCAAATGGCTATAACCCCATAAACCCAGAAGAGTATCTGGTAAAAATTGCTAAAGAAACGATCAGTCTTAAAGATGCGATAACCAAATTTACAGATTATCATACACTACATCAATCTCGTAAAAGTACGATTGCAACTTACAAATCCAAGTTAAACCACTTATTAGAGTTCACAGGAAATATCCAGCTTACAGAGCTAACGACTAGACACCTAGAAAATTTTATACTTTCCAAAGTCGATAATAAAGAATATAGTCAAAAAAGTGTATCACTTGCCAAGCGTACGTTTAGTGCATTTTATAATGTTTTAATTGACTCAGGCTATGACCTGAAAAACCCTGTATCAACAATAAACAAAAAAATAAAATCATTTAAAGAAACCAGAGAAACACATTTACCCTATTCAGACAAACAATTGAAGGATGTGATGCAGTATCTTGACGACAACGATACTTACACAGCTTTATTCGCAAGATTTATATATTATACATGTGTAAGACCATCAGAAATTAGGGGGCTACTAGTGCGAGATATTGACCTTAACAAAAGAACCATTACGATTAGGGCAGCAGTAAAAAAAGTTACAAAATTCATTAAGGATGATGTTATTAGCATCCCCATTGAATTTATCCCGTGTTTGGAACAATTAAATTTAGAGCAACAGCCAAAAGAGAATTATATCATGGGTAGTACCACCAAATTTATAAATGAAACACCCATAAGAAAGAATACCCCGTTAGAGCGACTAAATAAAGCTTTAAAAGTTTTTAAACTAGATGGAAAAGGCTATGACCTTTATAGTTTTAAGCATACATCCAATATTAACCGATGGAAAACAGGCAAGTGGAATTTAGATCAAATTATGGTCGCTAATAGACATACAAATATTCAGCAGACATTAACATATCTGCGTGATCTAAATAAGGAAACAGAAATAAAAGATTTACCAGTACCTACCATTTAA
- a CDS encoding helix-turn-helix domain-containing protein produces the protein MTIRFVKTIIGILISFTKYYLVNEAWYIPLLAIMRGQPKSEFDLCVIENVKKMRTAHKISQAVLAIKLEVSDAFIGQIENPKNRSKYSLEQINLLAKIFNCSPKDFLPEEPI, from the coding sequence TTGACTATTAGATTTGTCAAAACAATAATAGGTATTTTAATTTCATTTACCAAGTATTACTTAGTAAATGAAGCTTGGTATATTCCTTTATTAGCTATAATGAGGGGACAACCAAAAAGTGAGTTTGATCTGTGCGTAATTGAGAATGTAAAAAAGATGCGTACAGCACACAAGATAAGCCAAGCTGTGCTTGCTATTAAATTGGAGGTTTCAGATGCCTTTATTGGTCAGATTGAGAACCCTAAAAACAGAAGTAAGTATAGTTTAGAGCAAATTAATCTCTTGGCAAAGATTTTCAACTGTAGCCCAAAGGATTTTTTGCCAGAAGAGCCAATATAA